Within the Cystobacter fuscus DSM 2262 genome, the region CGCGCCTCCAGGGCGCGGGCCAGTTCCGAAATGGCGGCGGTCGCCGGTGACGCGGCCCCCTTCACGGCATCCGCGCTGAGCGGGCCCGACACCAGGGGCAGATGCGCCACTCCCAGTCCAAGGACCAGGAGCGCGAAAACGAAGAACTTGAAGCGAACCATCACCGACCTTTACGCCCTCGGGTGGAGGCCCGGTTATAGCGCCCCCCCTCCGGAACCAGCAAGGTTCGGTCCCCAACGCTTGGGAGCCCGGACACCAGACGAGGAGTCCGGGCTCCAGCGCGCTGCTAGAAGCGCACGTCCTGGGGCAGGCCGTCGTTGCTGATCTCCCGGCGCTTCTCCACGGTGCGCTTGATGGTGTTCTCCAGCCTGTCGCGCACCGAGTCGATGGCCTGGAACATGGTCTCGGCCGTCTCGGTCACGTGGATGCTGGAGAAGCCCGCCATGCGCACGGTCACCCGGCACTCCTGGTCCACGCCCCCCTTGGAGCCGTTGATATCCACGAGGGAAATATCCACCTCGCTCGCCTCATCGTCGATGAACTTCGCGATGGGGTCCACCAGATGCCGCGTCGCATAGTCCCGAAGCGAGTCCGTCAGCTGCAGATGGACTCCTCGCATCAACACCTTCATGGTGTCACCTCCCCTTGGTCTCCCCAGAGTGGGCAGTCCCGGCGCATTCGGTGAGCGGGGGGTAGCGCGAACGTGCCCGCCCGGCCGCTCTCCAAGGGTAGGGGCAAGGCTCCATGGGGATGTTTTCGTGTCGTCATTAGGTTGAGCGTTCGAATGGGTGAGCGAATCGGAGAGCGGATCAAGGTCCTGCTGGTCGAGGACGACGGAGACAGCCGCGAGCTCCTCGCGGAGCTGCTCGAGCTGGACTTCGACGTCATCACCGCCGCGGACGGAGTGGCGGGGCTGCGCGCGTTCGTGGACGATCATCCGGACGTGGTGGTCACGGACGAGTCATTGCCGGGCATGTGTGGAACAGCGCTCGCCCAGGAGGTCAAGAGCCGACAGCCCAAGGCGGGGGTGGTGCTCGTGTCCGGGTATTCGAACGTGGACTCTGGCTACTGCGACGTGGTGCTGCGCAAACCGATTGATGTCGAGCGTTTGTCAGCCGTCGTCGGAAGCCTGGGGGAAGCAGCCAGGCACTGAGGCGGGGCGTGCTAAAATCGTGCTCGGTTGCCAGGGTGTAGGTCCTGCGAAGGGAGGCACGATGAAATACTGCATGCAGTGCGGTTCCGAGTACCAGGAGGGCGTGACGGAGTGTGCGGACTGTCCCGGAACCGCCCTGGTGGACGCGGAAGCGATGCGTCAGCGCCACATTCCGCTGCCCGGTGAGGGGGAAACCCGGAAGTTCGTCCGGGCGGCCACGGCCGAGGATCCCTTCACCGCGGAGGACTATGTGCGGCTCCTGGAGATCCAGCGCATCCCGGTGTTCATCCGGCCACGCCGCTCGGGCTCGGTGGACGTGCTCACCACGGGGACGCTGGAGCCCTGGTGGGAGATCATGGTGGGCGAGGAGTTCCTCGAGCGCGCCGTGCAGCTCATCGCCCAGGAGAAGCGGCAGTTGGAGGAGACCTCGGCCGAGGCCGCCCTCGCCGCCGAGGAAGAGGAGCGCGAGACGGAAGGCTCGCTCCCACCCGGCACGTTGTGAACCTGGCGTGAACCCGGCCCGTCCCCTCGGAGCCGCTACGGCGTGGAGGCCGCCGAAGCGCCGGTCTCCGAGGGCGCGCGGACCTCGAAGAGGCTCACGCCGGTGACCTTCCACTTGTCGTATCTGGCGTTGCGCGCGAGGAAGCTCTCCAGGTCCTCGTCCACCACGCGGCCGTTGCCATCCACGCCCCGCCGCGCGTGCCGCAGCCAGGTACGGCGACCCTTCTGCACCACGAAGCCCAGGTGCGTCACCCGGGTGGCCTTGAGCGGCAGGTCCTCGCGCAGCACGACGAGGATGCTGCCCGAGGGCACCTGCCGCGCATGCGCCAGCACCCGATCCAGGGGAATCATGTCGAGCGACCAGGTGCCCCGTGGCTGGTGCGCCGGGGACAGGCCCAGGGCGAGCGAGGAGCGCGAGGTCCAGGTGAGCGCGTTGAGCGTCTTGCTCACCCGCACCGTGTCCGCGCCCCCCAGCCGCCGCGTCACGTCCACCAGGAAGCCCTTGCGCTGGTTGTTGGGCAGCCACTGGGCCTCCATGAGGTGGTTGCGGTCCTCATAGGTGGCGGTGTTCGCGTAGCGCAGGCGCTCGAGCAGCCCCGGCACCTCCACCGCCGAGCGCGCCAGGCTCAGGGCCACGGACTGTTCCACGAAGGTGAGGCAGTCCACCGCGTCCAGCCGGAAGGTGGGATCCGGATCCACCCCGCCGCCCTCCCCCAGGGGCGAGTGCACGTAGGGCGTGCCCAGGAAGCGCTCGCTCACGCGCAGCAGCCGCTCGCCCAGGGGCAAGAGCGCGTCCCCGGAGATGAGGTCCGCCCGCTCCCGCTCGCCGAGCGACGCCCACACCACGGGGGCGCCGGAGGGCAGCACGCCCCCGGCCTTCGCCATCCGTGGCGACGGCGCCGGAGTGGCCACCTGGGCGAGCACGGCCGCCATCAGGGCGGCGGCCATCATTTCGCCACCCCCGCCGCGCGGAGAATGGCCTTGCGCTCGTCATCCGCGAGCTGGAGCGTCTCCAGTTCCTTCTCGTAGGTGAGCTTCTCCTCGCCGTTGGCGTTCCACGAGGCGAGCACCAGCCACGACACCATCGTCTTGTCGCCGCCCTGGGCGAGGATGCGGGCCGCGCCCGCCGCGAGGCCCCGGTCCTTGTCCTCGAGGAGCGGACGCAGGGCCGGCCCGGTCTGCTTCACCGGCAGCCCCTCGTAGAGCCCGAGCCCCTGGCGGCGCACGAGCCGGTCCTCGGAGGCGAGCAGCTTCTTCGCGAAGGCGAAGCCCTCGGGCGCACCCAACAGGCACAGCCCCCGGGCCGCGGCGAAGCGCGTGCTCTCCGAGCTGTCATCGAGGAAGGCCTCGAGCGCCTTGGCCTGCTTCTTGTCGCCCGCGGCCCCCACCGCCTCCAGCATCCACACGCGCGTCTGGGGATCCGCCTCGGTGCGCGCCTGGGTGACGAGTGTCTTGCCCACCCGGGGGTCGTGGCTGGCCCCCAGGGCACGCGCCACCTCGCGGCGCACCCCGTATGACTTGTCCTGCAAGAGCGGCAACAACACGTCGACGCGCTTGCTGCCCAGTCGGCCCAGGCCCTGCGCCGCGTACATGCGCACCGCGCTGTCCTCGTGCCCGGCGAGCTGCGCCAGCAGCGGCTCGGCCGCGCGCGTCTCCAGACCGGCCAGCACCGCCGTCAGGTCGCGCAGCCGCCGCGGATCCATCTCCTGGGAGATGCCCCGGGCGAGCTGCTGCGCGGCGTAGGGCTCCTCGCGCAAGACACGCAGGCGGGAGATGGCGGTGGGCACCGGCAGGGCTCCGTCGATGACCTGCTCGACGAGCGCCTGGGTCTCGGCGCGCCGCCCCATGCGCTTCTGCACGGAGGGGGGCGCGGCGATGGCGAGGGAGGACACGAGGGGCAACAGGAGCAGCAGGCGGACGAGCGGGGTTCCCACGGGGGGCGCAGGATGGCAAGCCCCGTGCGCGCCTGTCAAAAACCCGGCCCGGGCCTGCTTCCTCCCCCGGGACGTCCTTCGCCCCGATTCTTGACCCTCCCCGGGGCGATTGATACGACCCCACCCAGTGTCTTCCAGCCCTGATGCCGAGGCCTCTCCGATGAAGCGACTCCTCGTACTGGTGGCGGTGGCGGGAGCCCTGAGTGGCTGCGGCCCCATCAAGTCCACTTCCCACCTGCTGGACGCCGAGGTGCAGATCCAGGCGGCCCGCACCGCCGGGGCCGAGACGCTCGCGCCCTACGAGTGGACGGCCGCCAACCTCTACATCCACAAGGCGCGCGAAGAGGTGAGCTACTCGGACTACCAGTCCGGCGTGGACTTCGCAGAGAAGGCCGCGCGCTATGC harbors:
- the hpf gene encoding ribosome hibernation-promoting factor, HPF/YfiA family, whose protein sequence is MKVLMRGVHLQLTDSLRDYATRHLVDPIAKFIDDEASEVDISLVDINGSKGGVDQECRVTVRMAGFSSIHVTETAETMFQAIDSVRDRLENTIKRTVEKRREISNDGLPQDVRF
- a CDS encoding response regulator, giving the protein MGERIGERIKVLLVEDDGDSRELLAELLELDFDVITAADGVAGLRAFVDDHPDVVVTDESLPGMCGTALAQEVKSRQPKAGVVLVSGYSNVDSGYCDVVLRKPIDVERLSAVVGSLGEAARH
- a CDS encoding DUF2007 domain-containing protein, translated to MKYCMQCGSEYQEGVTECADCPGTALVDAEAMRQRHIPLPGEGETRKFVRAATAEDPFTAEDYVRLLEIQRIPVFIRPRRSGSVDVLTTGTLEPWWEIMVGEEFLERAVQLIAQEKRQLEETSAEAALAAEEEERETEGSLPPGTL
- a CDS encoding N-acetylmuramoyl-L-alanine amidase-like domain-containing protein produces the protein MMAAALMAAVLAQVATPAPSPRMAKAGGVLPSGAPVVWASLGERERADLISGDALLPLGERLLRVSERFLGTPYVHSPLGEGGGVDPDPTFRLDAVDCLTFVEQSVALSLARSAVEVPGLLERLRYANTATYEDRNHLMEAQWLPNNQRKGFLVDVTRRLGGADTVRVSKTLNALTWTSRSSLALGLSPAHQPRGTWSLDMIPLDRVLAHARQVPSGSILVVLREDLPLKATRVTHLGFVVQKGRRTWLRHARRGVDGNGRVVDEDLESFLARNARYDKWKVTGVSLFEVRAPSETGASAASTP
- a CDS encoding HEAT repeat domain-containing protein, with the translated sequence MGTPLVRLLLLLPLVSSLAIAAPPSVQKRMGRRAETQALVEQVIDGALPVPTAISRLRVLREEPYAAQQLARGISQEMDPRRLRDLTAVLAGLETRAAEPLLAQLAGHEDSAVRMYAAQGLGRLGSKRVDVLLPLLQDKSYGVRREVARALGASHDPRVGKTLVTQARTEADPQTRVWMLEAVGAAGDKKQAKALEAFLDDSSESTRFAAARGLCLLGAPEGFAFAKKLLASEDRLVRRQGLGLYEGLPVKQTGPALRPLLEDKDRGLAAGAARILAQGGDKTMVSWLVLASWNANGEEKLTYEKELETLQLADDERKAILRAAGVAK
- a CDS encoding DUF4398 domain-containing protein gives rise to the protein MKRLLVLVAVAGALSGCGPIKSTSHLLDAEVQIQAARTAGAETLAPYEWTAANLYIHKAREEVSYSDYQSGVDFAEKAARYAAEAREKALAVANDNTDGAASPRPNP